TCAgcatacattttcaattttaatATTGCTTATCCATTCTATTCTTCAATAGTGGAACTATGATGGCAACGTGACAGGAGGGGAGCCGCTGAGTCAGCTTTAACAGGAGCCATGGAAGGAACAGAGCAGCGCGACAGGGTGAACGGCCACTGCAAGTCCAAATCCCGCCGGGACACGGCTGATGTCAGGTGGACGCCACCTGGGGGAGAGTCTGGAGGTTCAGACAGCTGTGGGGGGACAAGTGTGTCGGAGTTAACAGACATGCAAGAGTTAAAGGCCAGGGAAAGTGAGGATGAGGAcgaaaggaaggagaggaaggtaGTTCCTACCTCTAAAGGCCTGAAAGGGGaccagaagaaaaaagagaaagagagtctGGATCAGGAGGAgaacaaacacaacaagcaAAACAGCAGTGCAGCATCCAGCTACACAGGTGAGACTTTAATTTCAAAACCCCTATAATCCCTGCTTCCTGTAAAGGAAATGATGCATAACAGAGCCTTAATATCcatgcatttttttaatgcagactTGTCCCATACCTCGTCTCCATCGCTGTCAGAACAGCTGCGTCTTGGCCAAGAAGACAGCACAGGGGCTGGGATCAGCGTGGAGTGTAAGGTCTGCGGAGACAAGGCCTCTGGCTTTCACTATGGCGTGCATGCCTGTGAGGGTTGCAAGGTAATACAGCAGAAAAGATAACTATGATTACAAAGTTTGATAACAGCAGTTTTGTGTTGTCCGAAATGAGTTGCTGAACTCGTTGCGCTGTTTCTCACTCAGGGCTTTTTCCGGCGAACCGTGCGGATGAAGCTGGAATACGATCGCTGTGAGCGTTCCTGCAAGATTCAGAAGAAGAATCGTAACAAGTGCCAATATTGTCGATTCCAGAAGTGCCTGTCTTTGGGAATGTCCCATGATGGTGAGAGGGAAAATATTTTACCAAATGATCTCCATAAATTAGGCCATGTTATTTTTTcacatattgttttgtctgttttgggGGTGGAGAAAGTGGTCTTCAAGCTCAGTGCATGTTAACTTATAATTGATTTGCGTTGATAAATGCTTAGACAGTGAAATGTGTCTATGATAAAACAATAaccatttcatttttctttagTCTCAAACTGTTTTGAAACATGCTCTGGTATTATTGAGGTGATCGTGGATCCAGCACAAGgattcaattatttttttatttttttacaaaagtgAGTTTTGTAGGAAACCTgttccaaaaacaaaatcaggaaTCAGAACCCAACCATGGTACTGACAAAGGGATTTACTCCTGAAAAAATTCACTCAAAAATAAAACCAGCatgtgtgtttggtgtttgcTCAGCGATCCGATATGGACGTATGCctgaggcagagaggaagaagctgGTGGCAGGCCTGCTTGCAGAGGAAGTGAATCTCAGTAAACCAGGAGGCTCAGACCTGAAGACTTTGGCCAAACAAGTCAACACAGCCTACCAGAAGAACCTAGTTATGACCAAGAAGAGGGCCCGCAGCATCCTATCAGGCAAAACCAGCAGCACCTCGGTACGTTCTAGTCTTAGAAGCTCAGTCCTGGTtttacagatatataaatatatggaaatataaagtataagtaATACATCATCGTCAATGGGTCACAGTAATAAATTATAACATCTATCATCAAGAAACTGAGCCTCTGACCCGTAACTGCTGGTTCCTTGAAAGGCTATCTATCAAGAAATGACCATACCATATT
This window of the Cottoperca gobio chromosome 7, fCotGob3.1, whole genome shotgun sequence genome carries:
- the ppardb gene encoding peroxisome proliferator-activated receptor delta b, with amino-acid sequence MEGTEQRDRVNGHCKSKSRRDTADVRWTPPGGESGGSDSCGGTSVSELTDMQELKARESEDEDERKERKVVPTSKGLKGDQKKKEKESLDQEENKHNKQNSSAASSYTDLSHTSSPSLSEQLRLGQEDSTGAGISVECKVCGDKASGFHYGVHACEGCKGFFRRTVRMKLEYDRCERSCKIQKKNRNKCQYCRFQKCLSLGMSHDAIRYGRMPEAERKKLVAGLLAEEVNLSKPGGSDLKTLAKQVNTAYQKNLVMTKKRARSILSGKTSSTSPFVIYDMDTLWKAESGLVWSQLIAGAPLTKEIGVHVFYRCQCTTVETVRELTEFAKSIPGFVDLYLNDQVTLLKYGVHEAIFAMLPSLMNKDGLLVANGKGFVTREFLRSLRKPFSEIMEPKFEFAVKFNALELDDSDLALFVAAIILCGDRPGLMNVKQVEQSQDNILQALDLHLQANHSDSAYLFPKLLQKMADLRQLVTENVQLVQKIKKTESETSLHPLLQEIYKDMY